A single Thermoanaerobacterium sp. RBIITD DNA region contains:
- the murC gene encoding UDP-N-acetylmuramate--L-alanine ligase: protein MDINIENFNRVHFIGIGGISMSGLAHIMLNAGHIVTGSDLKDSHIIQRLRNEGAIINIPHDAKSVEGSDLVVYTAAVKQDNPEMVRAKELNIPVIDRATLLGKIMKKYKYGVGIAGSHGKTTTTSLISVLLEEMSYDPTVLVGGEVDVIGGNVRVGNSDYFVTEACEYTDSFLKFYPYIAVILNVDSDHLDYFKNIDNIKQSFTQFANLVPSDGFVVACGDDANTMSVLKNVDRNIITFGIDNKCNWNAKKIKFDEKGCPSFDAYYNGKYVGNYELSIVGRHNVYNALATLAVCSLLGVDVKKAATWMKKFKGTHRRFEVKGAIDGAIIIDDYAHHPTEIKATLLSALNYPHKRIICVFQPHTYSRTKSLLCDFASSFDNSDITIITDIYAAREKDSGIIHARDLANLIKERGNETYYIKEFTDIAEYLKSILKSGDLVITIGAGDIYKIGELLLNYNKKAAVGA from the coding sequence ATGGATATAAATATAGAAAATTTTAATAGAGTACATTTTATTGGAATTGGCGGAATAAGCATGAGCGGGCTTGCGCATATAATGCTTAATGCCGGTCATATTGTAACAGGCTCTGACCTTAAGGATTCACATATTATACAAAGATTAAGAAATGAAGGCGCAATCATAAATATTCCTCATGATGCAAAGTCTGTTGAAGGGTCAGATTTAGTTGTCTACACTGCAGCTGTAAAACAGGATAACCCTGAAATGGTAAGAGCTAAGGAGCTTAATATACCAGTTATAGATAGAGCAACATTGCTCGGAAAAATAATGAAAAAATACAAATATGGAGTAGGTATTGCAGGAAGTCATGGTAAGACAACAACAACATCATTAATATCTGTACTCCTTGAAGAAATGAGTTATGACCCAACAGTCCTTGTTGGAGGAGAAGTCGACGTTATAGGTGGAAATGTAAGAGTGGGAAACTCAGATTATTTTGTTACTGAGGCATGCGAATACACTGACAGCTTTCTTAAATTTTATCCATATATAGCTGTCATCCTAAATGTTGATTCAGACCACCTCGACTATTTTAAAAACATTGACAATATAAAGCAATCCTTCACACAATTTGCAAACCTCGTGCCAAGTGATGGATTTGTAGTCGCATGTGGTGACGATGCAAACACCATGAGTGTCCTTAAAAATGTCGACCGCAATATAATAACATTTGGAATAGATAATAAGTGTAACTGGAATGCCAAAAAAATAAAATTTGATGAAAAGGGTTGTCCCTCTTTTGATGCATATTACAATGGTAAATATGTTGGTAACTATGAATTATCTATTGTAGGTAGGCATAATGTCTATAATGCCCTTGCCACATTAGCAGTTTGTAGCTTATTGGGGGTTGATGTAAAAAAAGCTGCAACATGGATGAAAAAATTTAAAGGAACCCATAGGAGATTTGAAGTTAAAGGAGCAATCGATGGTGCTATTATAATTGACGATTACGCACACCATCCGACAGAAATTAAAGCGACTTTGTTATCTGCATTAAATTATCCTCATAAGCGTATAATTTGCGTGTTTCAGCCCCACACGTATTCAAGAACAAAATCCTTATTGTGCGATTTTGCAAGTTCTTTTGATAACTCGGACATAACGATAATTACGGATATTTATGCTGCTAGAGAAAAAGATTCTGGCATTATACATGCAAGAGATCTTGCCAATTTGATCAAAGAAAGAGGAAATGAAACATATTATATAAAAGAGTTTACCGACATAGCAGAATATCTAAAAAGCATATTAAAGAGCGGTGATTTGGTTATAACAATAGGTGCCGGCGATATCTACAAAATTGGAGAATTACTTTTAAACTACAATAAGAAAGCCGCTGTAGGTGCATAA